In Rhodamnia argentea isolate NSW1041297 chromosome 4, ASM2092103v1, whole genome shotgun sequence, the following proteins share a genomic window:
- the LOC125314929 gene encoding uncharacterized protein LOC125314929 has product MMIGIASGECTGFITGEKPRPTTPPTALSRWLAEDASVKAFLLNHMTDGIRKQYVFMQTARDIWVSIKDTYFETGNDVQIYELMKKIRELRRGESSAGNFMENHQESARAKA; this is encoded by the exons ATGATGATCGGTATTGCATCGGGAGAATGTACTGGTTTTATCACAGGGGAGAAACCAAGACCTACTACTCCTCCGACGGCCCTCTCGAGATGGTTGGCTGAAGATGCCTCTGTAAAggcatttcttttgaatcatatgACTGATGGTATTCGTAAACAATATGTTTTTATGCAGACAGCACGGGATATTTGGGTATCAATTAAGGATACCTATTTCGAGACAGGAAATGATGTTCAGATTTatgaattgatgaagaagatccGGGAACTTCGACGGGGAG AGAGCAGTGCTGGAAACTTCATGGAAAACCACCAGGAATCGGCAAGGGCAAAGGCGTGA
- the LOC115755596 gene encoding disease resistance protein L6-like gives MKIIKERLCGKKVLVLLDDVDQTNHWDALIGKPAWFGLGSRVIITSRNKDIVDVPEVCYSYELLSMNFNQSLQLFCKHAFGKDYPSDDYVAFSTEVVKSTGGLPLALEAIGKLLPCRSKDVWDVILRKLKHVPLNEVKRKLRISYDALDDRQKHIFLDIACLFTGFDPRIVLRSWKDSNLFPEEGLEVLQKMSLIKIGEDNKLWMHDQLRGLARDIVRRECNDEREKQTQLWNHEEGLEMVMETKGIKNLKLFGESLTLSCCTILRAKKLRGRLV, from the exons ATgaagataataaaagaaaggtTATGTGGTAAAAAGGTTCTGGTGttacttgatgatgttgatcAAACGAACCATTGGGATGCATTGATAGGAAAACCTGCATGGTTCGGTTTAGGAAGTAGGGTTATCATAACTAGTAGAAACAAGGATATTGTCGATGTTCCCGAGGTTTGTTATTCATATGAGCTTCTGAGCATGAACTTCAAccaatctcttcaacttttttgcaaACATGCTTTTGGAAAGGATTACCCTTCGGACGATTATGTTGCTTTCTCCACAGAAGTGGTCAAAAGTACCGGAGGTCTTCCTCTTGCTCTTGAGGCTATAGGTAAACTACTTCCATGCAGAAGCAAAGATGTTTGGGATGTGATATTGAGGAAGTTGAAACATGTTCCTCTCAATGAAGTAAAAAGAAAGTTGAGAATAAGTTACGATGCCTTGGATGATAGGCAAAAGCATATCTTTCTTGATATTGCTTGCCTTTTCACTGGATTTGATCCAAGGATAGTGCTCCGCTCGTGGAAAGATTCCAATCTTTTCCCGGAGGAAGGTCTCGAGGTCCTTCAGAAAATGTCCTTGATAAAGATCGGCGAAGACAATAAGTTATGGATGCACGATCAGCTAAGAGGCCTTGCTAGAGACATTGTACGTCGAGAATGTAATGATGAACGAGAAAAACAGACTCAGCTGTGGAACCATGAGGAAGGTTTGGAAATGGTGATGGAAACGAAG ggaataaaaaatttgaagctcTTTGGCGAAAGTTTGACCCTCAGTTGCTGCACCATTTTGCGAGCGAAGAAGTTGAGAGGCCGTCTAGTCTAA